One Desulfobulbus oligotrophicus DNA segment encodes these proteins:
- a CDS encoding acyl-CoA carboxylase subunit beta: MSTREKLEQLKKKTAQALLGGGQDKIDKIHAKGKYTARERIQLLLDPGTFEEYDAFKLHRCYNFGMEKIKFLGDGIVTGYGKLHGRPVYIYAQDFSVLAGSLSGTLAEKICKVMDLGMRNGIPVIGLNDSGGARIQEGIEALAGYTEIFTRNVLASGVVPQISGVFGPCAGGAVYSPALTDFIIQVKIQSYMFLTGPKVVKTVCHEDVTTETLGGAVMHTTKSGVTDYAAENEDDAIQYIKDLMSYLPQNNLENPPDAPCDDPVNRRSEVLNDIIPDNPNMAYDMKKVIMETVDNSIFFEIKKNFAPNIIVGFARYSGKAVGIVANQPSSYAGVLDIDTSIKGARFVRFCDCFNIPIITFVDVPGFLPGTNQEFGGVIRNGAKLMFAYAESTVPKITIITRKAYGGAYCVMSSKHLRTDINYSWPTGEIAVMGSKGAVEVLYAKGAKSADDPAAFLKEKEDEYNENFSNPYCAAERGYIDAVIEPAETRFRIINALESISGKRDTIPMKKHGNIPL, translated from the coding sequence TACGATGCTTTCAAGCTCCATCGCTGTTATAATTTCGGCATGGAGAAGATTAAGTTTCTAGGTGACGGTATTGTCACGGGCTACGGGAAACTCCATGGTCGTCCCGTATATATTTATGCACAGGATTTCTCCGTGTTGGCGGGATCACTTTCCGGAACATTGGCCGAAAAGATCTGCAAGGTAATGGATCTGGGTATGCGAAACGGCATACCGGTCATCGGTTTGAACGATTCCGGCGGTGCTCGTATCCAGGAAGGTATCGAGGCTCTGGCCGGCTACACCGAGATCTTTACCCGCAACGTATTGGCCTCTGGTGTTGTTCCGCAAATTTCTGGTGTTTTCGGACCCTGTGCCGGTGGTGCGGTGTACTCACCTGCTTTGACGGACTTCATTATCCAGGTCAAAATTCAATCCTACATGTTCCTGACCGGGCCGAAAGTCGTCAAGACTGTTTGCCATGAAGATGTCACCACCGAGACATTAGGTGGGGCGGTTATGCATACAACCAAATCCGGCGTCACCGACTATGCTGCTGAAAATGAGGATGACGCTATCCAGTACATCAAGGATTTGATGAGCTATCTGCCGCAGAACAACCTTGAGAATCCTCCCGATGCTCCATGTGATGACCCTGTTAACCGTCGTTCTGAAGTGCTCAATGACATCATTCCGGATAACCCGAACATGGCATATGACATGAAGAAGGTTATCATGGAGACAGTGGACAACAGTATCTTTTTTGAGATTAAGAAGAATTTTGCTCCCAACATTATCGTCGGCTTCGCCCGTTACAGTGGTAAGGCCGTCGGCATCGTTGCGAATCAGCCCTCCTCTTATGCCGGTGTACTCGACATCGATACCTCGATTAAGGGTGCTCGCTTTGTCCGTTTTTGTGACTGCTTTAATATTCCGATCATTACCTTTGTTGATGTTCCCGGCTTCCTTCCCGGAACCAATCAGGAGTTTGGCGGGGTCATTCGTAATGGTGCCAAGCTGATGTTTGCTTATGCCGAATCAACGGTTCCCAAAATCACCATTATCACACGTAAGGCCTATGGTGGAGCCTACTGTGTTATGTCCTCCAAACACCTGCGCACAGATATAAACTATTCCTGGCCCACCGGTGAAATTGCGGTCATGGGATCGAAGGGTGCGGTAGAGGTTCTTTATGCAAAGGGAGCCAAGTCTGCTGATGACCCGGCTGCATTTCTGAAAGAGAAAGAGGACGAGTACAACGAAAACTTCTCTAATCCCTATTGTGCTGCTGAACGAGGTTACATTGATGCTGTTATTGAACCGGCTGAAACCCGTTTCCGCATCATCAATGCACTTGAGTCGATCTCAGGAAAGCGTGATACGATCCCAATGAAGAAACATGGTAACATCCCGCTGTAA